Proteins from one Octopus sinensis unplaced genomic scaffold, ASM634580v1 Contig14403, whole genome shotgun sequence genomic window:
- the LOC115230076 gene encoding LOW QUALITY PROTEIN: thioredoxin-like protein 4A (The sequence of the model RefSeq protein was modified relative to this genomic sequence to represent the inferred CDS: deleted 2 bases in 1 codon; substituted 1 base at 1 genomic stop codon) — protein sequence MSYMLPHLVNGWQMSNSXWKVDQAILSEEERVVVVRFGHDWDITCMVMDEVLYKIAEKVKNFAVIYLVDITKVGHALRVQVPDFNEMYELYDPCTLMFFYRNKHMMIDLGTGNNNKINWALDNKQELIDIIETVYRGARKGRGLVTSIKDYSTKYRY from the exons TACCCCACCTGGTGAATGGCTGGCAG ATGAGTAATAGCTAATGGAAGGTGGACCAAGCCATATTGTCAGAGGAGGAgcgtgtggtggtggtgcggtTTGGGCACGACTGGGACATAACATGCATGGTGATGGACGAGGTGCTGTACAAAATAGCGGAGAAAGTAAAGAACTTTGCAGTGATATATTTGGTGGATATAACAAAGGTAGGACATGCATTGAGAGTCCAGGTACCAGACTTTAATGAGATGTACGAGTTGTACGATCCCTGCACTCTCATGTTCTTTTATCGGAACAAGCACATGATGATTGACTTGGGCACCGGCAATAACAACAAGATTAACTGGGCACTCGACAACAAACAGGAGCTCATCGACATTATCGAAACTGTTTACCGAGGAGCCCGTAAGGGACGGGGACTCGTCACTTCAATCAAGGACTACTCCACCAAGTATCGATACTGA